In the genome of Drosophila yakuba strain Tai18E2 chromosome 3R, Prin_Dyak_Tai18E2_2.1, whole genome shotgun sequence, one region contains:
- the LOC6535497 gene encoding SPRY domain-containing protein 7: MFCCLRTCLNGGHIRKPTATSRLREPDVHLDAAHMGPDVILLSHQLRVTGTGGVLATAPLVQSKSYFEVKIQHGGSWSVGLATRQTDLSRKSGGGDRESWCLCSDNATRHNDREEFRPVVEAACTTQPARTTNGILNTGAAKAAGLIAIEDLQQEDLLMTTGVAQSDAEIGDLLIASPQRDFPDEGDIVGVAFDHVELNFYFNGKNLEVPFRNVRGAALFPVIYVGNGAILDIILDNFSHGPPPGFERILLEQSLL, from the exons ATGTTCTGCTGCCTACGCACCTGTCTCAATGGAGGACACATAAGGAAACCCACGGCAACCAGTCGCCTCCGGGAGCCCGATGTTCACCTGGATGCAGCGCATATGG GACCTGACGTAATCCTGCTGTCGCACCAGCTGCGCGTGACGGGCACTGGCGGCGTCCTGGCCACGGCGCCCTTGGTCCAGTCGAAGTCCTACTTCGAGGTGAAGATCCAGCACGGAGGCAGTTGGTCGGTGGGCTTGGCGACGCGGCAAACGGATCTCAGTCGCAAGAGCGGCGGTGGGGATCGGGAGTCCTGGTGCTTGTGCTCCGATAACGCCACACGCCACAATGATCGCGAGGAGTTTCGACCTGTGGTGGAGGCCGCTTGCACCACTCAGCCAGCGAGAACGACCAATGGAATCCTGAACACAGGCGCTGCCAAGGCTGCTGGGCTCATCGCCATCGAGGATTTGCAACAGGAAGACCTGCTGATGACCACTGGGGTGGCCCAATCCGATGCTGAAATCGGTGATTTGTTGATAGCATCGCCACAGCGAGATTTTCCCGACGAAGGAGACATTGTGGGCGTCGCCTTCGACCATGTGGAGCTGAATTTCTACTTTAATGGGAAGAATCTGGAGGTTCCCTTTCGAAATGTACGAGGAGCAGCTCTATTTCCCGTAATTTATG TGGGCAATGGCGCCATTCTGGACATCATCTTAGACAACTTTTCGCACGGACCACCACCTGGATTTGAACGTATTCTATTGGAACAGTCGCTTCTTTAG
- the LOC6535498 gene encoding tubulin alpha chain isoform X1 yields the protein MSGKGEIIQIHIGQAGVQIANACWELFCLEHGILANGRVTQSPVDDSFLTFFEFTGHQPCVQPRLVMVDTEPTVIDEIRTGSYRNLFHPDTLITGKDDSGSNFARGYNLMASELLDRAMNAIRRVADRCRNLRGFLVFRAIGGGSGSGLGTRIMESLVEDFGKKMTVVEFLVYPSPSISPVIVEPYNALLAAHFSMDCADVSFIVDNEALYDICANTLNVPAPTYTNLNRIIAQVVSSFTASQRFGGGSTVSFQELQTNLVPYPRIHYPLINYAPLVPISHSQFVNMSTAQLTGQCFQMSNQMVRCNPSHGKYMASVLLYRGDIAPNEINMALENIKRSRSFRFVDWSPTGFKIGVSPVPPYYVPGGDLAPTNRACVAISNNTNIRIAWCRLVNKFDKLYQRRAFVYHYVGEGLEEGNFNEASENICQLVHDYLEVDASAPTSRRDSDPEEGSLN from the exons ATGTCCGGAAAGGGAGAGATCATCCAGATCCACATTGGCCAGGCCGGTGTGCAGATAGCCAACGCTTGTTGGGAGCTCTTCTGCCTGGAGCACGGCATTCTGGCCAATGGAAGAGTAACCCAGTCGCCCGTGGACGACTCATTCCTCACGTTCTTTGAGTTCACCGGCCATCAGCCGTGCGTGCAGCCTCGACTTGTTATGGTCGACACGGAGCCCACAGTTATAG ATGAAATCCGTACCGGCTCCTACCGCAACCTCTTTCATCCGGATACTTTGATCACGGGCAAGGATGACAGTGGCAGTAACTTCGCCAGGGGCTACAACCTGATGGCCAGCGAGCTGTTGGATCGCGCAATGAATGCCATTCGTCGCGTGGCAGATCGCTGCAGAAATCTCAGGGGATTCCTAGTCTTTCGAGCAATCGGCGGAGGTTCTGGTTCCGGGCTAGGCACTCGCATCATGGAGAGCCTAGTTGAGGACTTTGGCAAGAAGATGACAGTTGTGGAGTTCCTCGTGTATCCCTCTCCTTC aATCTCTCCGGTTATTGTGGAGCCCTACAACGCACTGCTGGCTGCCCACTTCTCCATGGACTGCGCCGATGTATCGTTCATTGTGGACAACGAAGCCCTGTACGACATATGTGCCAATACACTAAATGTCCCTGCTCCCACATATACAAACCTGAATAGAATCATCGCACAAGTGGTGTCCAGCTTTACAGCCTCGCAGCGATTTGGCGGCGGATCGACCGTGAGTTTCCAGGAGCTGCAGACGAACCTGGTGCCATATCCGCGAATCCACTATCCGCTGATCAACTACGCACCACTGGTTCCCATTTCGCACTCGCAGTTCGTCAACATGTCGACGGCCCAGCTCACGGGTCAGTGCTTCCAGATGAGCAACCAAATGGTCAGGTGCAATCCCTCGCATGGCAAGTACATGGCCAGTGTGCTGCTCTACCGCGGTGACATCGCCCCCAATGAGATCAATATGGCGCTGGAAAACATCAAGCGGAGCAGGTCTTTCAGATTCGTCGACTGGTCGCCCACGGGCTTTAAGATCGGCGTGAGCCCCGTGCCGCCGTATTATGTTCCTGGCGGCGATCTGGCGCCCACCAATCGCGCCTGCGTGGCCATCTCGAACAACACGAACATCCGGATCGCCTGGTGCCGCCTGGTCAACAAGTTCGACAAGCTTTACCAGCGGCGGGCCTTCGTCTACCACTATGTAGGCGAAGGACTCGAGGAGGGCAACTTCAACGAGGCCTCCGAGAACATCTGCCAGCTGGTGCACGATTATCTGGAGGTGGATGCGTCGGCTCCCACCTCGCGACGAGATTCCGATCCGGAGGAAGGGTCACTCAACTGA
- the LOC6535498 gene encoding tubulin alpha chain isoform X2, whose product MDCADVSFIVDNEALYDICANTLNVPAPTYTNLNRIIAQVVSSFTASQRFGGGSTVSFQELQTNLVPYPRIHYPLINYAPLVPISHSQFVNMSTAQLTGQCFQMSNQMVRCNPSHGKYMASVLLYRGDIAPNEINMALENIKRSRSFRFVDWSPTGFKIGVSPVPPYYVPGGDLAPTNRACVAISNNTNIRIAWCRLVNKFDKLYQRRAFVYHYVGEGLEEGNFNEASENICQLVHDYLEVDASAPTSRRDSDPEEGSLN is encoded by the coding sequence ATGGACTGCGCCGATGTATCGTTCATTGTGGACAACGAAGCCCTGTACGACATATGTGCCAATACACTAAATGTCCCTGCTCCCACATATACAAACCTGAATAGAATCATCGCACAAGTGGTGTCCAGCTTTACAGCCTCGCAGCGATTTGGCGGCGGATCGACCGTGAGTTTCCAGGAGCTGCAGACGAACCTGGTGCCATATCCGCGAATCCACTATCCGCTGATCAACTACGCACCACTGGTTCCCATTTCGCACTCGCAGTTCGTCAACATGTCGACGGCCCAGCTCACGGGTCAGTGCTTCCAGATGAGCAACCAAATGGTCAGGTGCAATCCCTCGCATGGCAAGTACATGGCCAGTGTGCTGCTCTACCGCGGTGACATCGCCCCCAATGAGATCAATATGGCGCTGGAAAACATCAAGCGGAGCAGGTCTTTCAGATTCGTCGACTGGTCGCCCACGGGCTTTAAGATCGGCGTGAGCCCCGTGCCGCCGTATTATGTTCCTGGCGGCGATCTGGCGCCCACCAATCGCGCCTGCGTGGCCATCTCGAACAACACGAACATCCGGATCGCCTGGTGCCGCCTGGTCAACAAGTTCGACAAGCTTTACCAGCGGCGGGCCTTCGTCTACCACTATGTAGGCGAAGGACTCGAGGAGGGCAACTTCAACGAGGCCTCCGAGAACATCTGCCAGCTGGTGCACGATTATCTGGAGGTGGATGCGTCGGCTCCCACCTCGCGACGAGATTCCGATCCGGAGGAAGGGTCACTCAACTGA
- the LOC6535500 gene encoding fibroblast growth factor receptor homolog 1 gives MAAAWSWRASHSTITMKSGSLVVVFLLLSIWQPAVQVQGRRQVANSQEIIKDNAGARSQNKTPAITNNVNQSSTSTADLDDGAADDDDNKADLPVNVSSKPYWRNPKKMSFLQTRPSGSLLTLNCHALGNPESNITWYRNGTVDWTRGYGSLKRNRWTLTMEDLVPGDCGNYTCKVCNSLGCIRHDTQVIVSDRVNHKPILMTGPMNLTLVVNSTGSMHCKYLSDLTSKKAWIFVPCQGMTNCSNNRSIIAEDKDQLDFVNVRAEQEGFYTCVESNSLGQSNITAYLRVVHSLHVLEAGVASGSLHSTSFVYIFVFGGLIFIFMTTLFVFYAIRKMKHEKVLKQRIETVHQWTKKVIIFKPEGGGDSSGSMDTMIMPVVRIQKQRTTVLQNGNEPAPFNEYEFPLDSNWELPRSHLVLGATLGEGAFGRVVMAEVNNAIVAVKMVKEGHTDDDIASLVREMEVMKIIGRHINIINLLGCCSQNGPLYVIVEYAPHGNLKDFLYKNRPFGRDQDRDCSQPPPSPPAHVITEKDLIKFAHQIARGMDYLASRRCIHRDLAARNVLVSDDYVLKIADFGLARDIQSTEYYRKNTNGRLPIKWMAPESLQEKFYDSKSDVWSYGILLWEIMTYGQQPYPTIMSAEELYTYLMSGQRMEKPAKCSMNIYILMRQCWHFNADDRPPFTEIVEYMDKLLQTKEDYLDVDIANLDTPPSTSDEEEDETDNLQKWCNY, from the coding sequence ATGGCTGCCGCCTGGAGTTGGCGAGCCAGTCACTCAACGATCACAATGAAGAGCGGATCGCTGGTAGTGGTGTTCCTGTTGCTCTCGATTTGGCAACCAGCCGTACAAGTGCAAGGTCGACGCCAAGTGGCCAACAGCCAGGAGATAATCAAGGATAATGCGGGGGCCAGGAGTCAAAACAAGACTCCAGCCATCACGAACAACGTCAATCAATCAAGCACTTCGACGGCGGATCTGGATGATGGCGCCgcggatgatgatgataacaAGGCAGATTTGCCGGTGAATGTCAGTTCGAAACCCTACTGGCGGAACCCCAAGAAGATGAGTTTTCTGCAGACGCGACCCTCGGGCTCCCTGCTCACCCTCAATTGCCATGCCCTGGGCAATCCGGAATCCAATATCACGTGGTACCGCAATGGAACCGTCGACTGGACGCGCGGCTATGGCAGCTTGAAGCGGAACCGATGGACCCTGACCATGGAGGATCTGGTGCCGGGCGATTGTGGGAACTACACCTGCAAGGTGTGCAATTCATTGGGTTGCATTCGTCACGACACCCAGGTGATTGTCAGCGATCGAGTCAACCACAAACCCATCCTGATGACCGGCCCAATGAATCTCACACTGGTGGTCAATTCCACAGGCAGCATGCACTGCAAATATCTGTCGGACTTGACCAGCAAGAAAGCGTGGATCTTTGTGCCCTGCCAGGGGATGACCAACTGCTCCAACAACCGATCTATCATTGCCGAGGATAAGGATCAGTTGGACTTTGTGAACGTTAGGGCAGAGCAGGAGGGCTTTTACACATGCGTCGAAAGCAACAGCCTGGGCCAATCCAATATCACTGCATATCTGCGAGTGGTGCACAGTTTGCACGTCTTGGAGGCCGGTGTGGCCAGTGGCTCACTGCATTCCACCAGCTTCGTGTACATCTTCGTCTTCGGCGGCCTCATTTTCATCTTCATGACCACTCTGTTTGTCTTCTATGCCATCCGGAAAATGAAGCATGAGAAGGTGCTGAAACAACGCATAGAAACCGTTCACCAGTGGACCAAGAAGGTGATCATCTTCAAGCCCGAAGGTGGCGGAGACTCCAGTGGTTCCATGGACACCATGATCATGCCGGTGGTTAGGATTCAGAAACAGCGCACCACCGTCCTACAAAATGGCAACGAGCCGGCTCCCTTTAACGAATACGAATTCCCACTGGACTCGAACTGGGAACTGCCCAGAAGCCATTTGGTATTGGGTGCCACCTTGGGAGAAGGTGCTTTCGGACGAGTGGTCATGGCGGAGGTCAACAATGCCATAGTGGCGGTGAAAATGGTGAAGGAGGGCCACACGGACGATGATATTGCCAGCTTGGTGCGGGAAATGGAAGTGATGAAGATCATTGGGCGGCACATAAACATTATCAACCTACTGGGTTGCTGCAGCCAGAATGGGCCTCTCTATGTGATTGTCGAGTACGCGCCACACGGAAATCTCAAGGACTTCCTCTACAAAAACCGACCTTTCGGAAGGGATCAGGACAGGGACTGTTCGCAACCGCCGCCATCGCCACCAGCTCATGTGATTACCGAAAAGGATCTGATCAAGTTTGCCCACCAAATTGCTAGGGGAATGGACTATCTAGCCTCGCGGCGATGCATCCATCGAGACTTGGCAGCCAGGAATGTGCTGGTCAGCGATGATTATGTGCTGAAGATAGCCGATTTCGGTCTGGCGAGGGATATCCAAAGCACGGAATACTACAGGAAGAACACGAATGGCAGGCTACCCATCAAATGGATGGCACCGGAATCGCTGCAGGAGAAATTCTACGACTCCAAGAGCGATGTCTGGTCGTATGGTATCCTGCTGTGGGAGATCATGACCTACGGGCAACAACCATATCCCACTATCATGTCCGCGGAGGAGCTATACACCTATCTTATGTCCGGTCAGCGGATGGAGAAGCCGGCGAAATGCTCCATGAACATCTACATCCTGATGCGGCAGTGCTGGCACTTCAACGCCGACGATCGGCCACCCTTCACGGAAATCGTCGAGTATATGGACAAGCTGCTGCAGACGAAGGAGGACTACCTCGACGTGGACATTGCCAATCTGGATACCCCGCCCTCGACGagcgatgaggaggaggatgaaACGGACAACCTGCAGAAATGGTGTAACTATTAA